One window from the genome of Strix uralensis isolate ZFMK-TIS-50842 chromosome 22, bStrUra1, whole genome shotgun sequence encodes:
- the CYB561 gene encoding transmembrane ascorbate-dependent reductase CYB561 has product MDGAPSPASPAGLSAYVVVSQLLGLTLLVTTGAWLGRYRGGVAWHSPLQFNVHPLCMVLGMVFLQGDALLVYRVFRHEAKRSTKALHALLHGLALVIALVGIVAVFEFHQTKGIPDMYSLHSWCGMATFVLYLLQWLLGCGFFLLPGASFSLRGRYKPQHVFFGLALFALSIAVCLLGITEMLLFNIRDSYSHFVSEGVLANTLGVLLVAFGLVVGYVLTRDDWKRPPLAEELALSMDFKTLTEGESPGGGSQ; this is encoded by the exons ATGGACGGGGCTCCGTCAcccgccagccccgccgggcTCTCGGCGTACGTGGTCGTGTCACAACTGCTGGGCCTGACGCTGCTGGTCACCACGGGCGCCTGGCTGGGCCGCTACCGGGGCGGCGtggcctggcacagccccctCCAGTTCAACGTCCACCCCCTCTGCATGGTGCTGGGCATGGTTTTCCTCCAAGGTGACG CTCTCCTGGTCTACCGGGTCTTCAGGCACGAAGCCAAGCGCTCCACCAAGGCGCTGCACGCGCTGCTCCACGGCCTGGCGCTGGTCATCGCCCTGGTCG GCATCGTCGCCGTTTTTGAGTTCCACCAGACCAAGGGCATCCCCGACATGTACAGCCTGCACAGCTGGTGCGGGATGGCCACCTTCGTGCTCTACCTCCTGCAG TGGCTCCTGGGCTGCGGTTTCTTCCTGCTCCCCGGCGCCTCTTTCTCACTGCGTGGCCGGTACAAACCCCAGCATGTCTTCTTCGGCCTAGCCCTCTTTGCCCTCTCCATTGCCGTCTGCTTGCTGGGCATCACCGAGATGCTCCTCTTCAACATCAG GGACTCCTACAGCCACTTTGTCTCCGAGGGTGTCCTGGCCAACaccctgggggtgctgctggtggcctTCGGGCTGGTGGTGGGCTACGTGTTGACGCGGGATGACTGGAAGCGCCCGCCGCTGGCCGAGGAGCTGGCCCTCTCCATGGACTTCAAGACCCTGACGGAGGGCGAGAGCCCCGGTGGCGGCAGCCAGTGA